Within Tachysurus fulvidraco isolate hzauxx_2018 unplaced genomic scaffold, HZAU_PFXX_2.0 HiC_scaffold_272_np12, whole genome shotgun sequence, the genomic segment GTCAAgtgggaaaaagagagagtggtgatgatgatgatgatgatgactatgaagaggaagaaaacaatGAGGGTGTTGAGTTTGTTGAAACTGGAACAATGTTGGACCAAGATGATGGCCCAGAATATCAATTGCCTAAACACCATCACTGTGCCTGCCACCTCCTGAATCTGGTGTCTACAGTTGATGTCTTGGAAGCCAATTTCAATTCAGCTTACAAACGTCTGTCTCGCTCAGCATTTGCAAAGTGCTCAAGTCTGTGGCACAAAAGTGCAAGATCCAACACAGCTGATGAGATAATCAAAGTAAACTGCAAACTCCAGCTCTTGAGGCCAAATGACACTAGGTGGAATTCCCTTTTTCTAGCTGTGGAGAGGATTGTGAGAATTGTGAGGGAACAAGGAGAAAGAGCCATTACAGCTGTctgcagtgcattaaaaattCCCATGTAAGTACCACGTCATTTTCAGAACTTAGCCTATTGGTTGTAGTATgattaatacattatttatgaTTGGATCTTATATAAGATccaatcataaataaaaaagtaaactttaatttcttactcacacacagtataaatgATATAGTACTACTCATTaacattacaaaacaaaatctGATATTTGTTTTAAGTTGCAACAAAGCATGACagtcttttaatttattttttttgaccgATTCACTCCTGCTGAGCTTGCATTTCTGGAAGAATATGCAAAGACAATGAGCCCATGTGCAAAAGCACTCAGTGTTCTTCAGGGAGAGACCAATGTGCAAATAGGGTGGTTGGTACCTACAGTAACACTTCTAAAGCTTCAGCAAATTCGCCTTTCCTCCAGGTTCTGTGCGCCTTTGGTCGATGCTCTTCTAGCAGGAATCGAAAAACGTTTTGGACAGATGCTTGTTGATCCAGAGCTAATCGCTGCTGCGATTCTACTCTCCAAATTTAAGACGTGCTGGACAAGTGATGAATGTGTCCTGAAACTTGGTAAGCTTTGAAGAGTTTACTTTATGTTTTACTGCTGAAgataacaaaatacattttggcatttaaaaaaaaaaaaaacatagtgaGAAATTGTTTTTCATGCAGGAGTGGGCAAAATGATTTTACCTAACCATCTTGGCATTAAAAAATCCTTCTTGATTTTGTATTCGATAGGTCTTGACTATATTAAAAGCCACCTGAAACAACAAATGGCAGTGCATCAAGGTGAGACCACACATTCCTCAGAAGATGATGACTTTTTTTCAGCGATGAAAAAAAAGTTCCACTCTCGAGATGACACCAGCCAACTAGAGACCTACCTCAACTGTCCCTCTGACACTTTGGAGATACTAAAGTCTTTCTCTGCACTCTGCCACTTGTCATTGAGGCTTAACACTCCGCTTCCAGCCTCAGCTGCCTGTGAGCGAATGTTCAGTACTGCAGGACTGATTTTTACACCAAAAAGAGCATGTATGGATTCCAAGAACTTTGAAAATCAACTGCTTCTCAAGCTAAACAAAGACTTTTGTTAATAAAGTTATGGCTTAATGCCAAGTTTATAAAACTTGAGGCTAATAAGAAGGCTCTCATTGTTTGTTGTGTATGCCTTGCCTTTAAATTCCTTGCCCCAGTTTT encodes:
- the LOC113649457 gene encoding uncharacterized protein LOC113649457, whose translation is MYEIHTEFNICDKIVRTTTDNGSNFLKAFRIYGELEENNNPETVEGARQSQVGKRESGDDDDDDDYEEEENNEGVEFVETGTMLDQDDGPEYQLPKHHHCACHLLNLVSTVDVLEANFNSAYKRLSRSAFAKCSSLWHKSARSNTADEIIKVNCKLQLLRPNDTRWNSLFLAVERIVRIVREQGERAITAVCSALKIPMFCAPLVDALLAGIEKRFGQMLVDPELIAAAILLSKFKTCWTSDECVLKLGLDYIKSHLKQQMAVHQGETTHSSEDDDFFSAMKKKFHSRDDTSQLETYLNCPSDTLEILKSFSALCHLSLRLNTPLPASAACERMFSTAGLIFTPKRACMDSKNFENQLLLKLNKDFC